A region of Subtercola boreus DNA encodes the following proteins:
- a CDS encoding NAD(P)-dependent alcohol dehydrogenase, which yields METTAAVVRAVDGDLEFETVTLDGPRADEILVELVAVGVCHTDLATIAGALPFPMPGILGHEGSGIVREVGSAVTKVKPGDRVAVSFASCGECAACLAGEPAYCHSFMALNYAGMRPDGSSVASDADGTVGSSFFGQSTFARHAITKERNVVLVPEEFPLELAGPLGCGIQTGAGAVMRSFAAPAGSSIVVLGGGSVGLSAVLGAVVQGCSTIIVVEPVESRRQLALSIGATHAIDPAAGPVEEQVRAIEANGVNFAFDTTGIPAVLSSALNALAPQGTLGLVAIPADPTSVLSLPLIQSIILGVTVKGIVEGDSDPDVFIPELMALHLAGKFPFDKLITKMPFDQINEGIEAQHNGSAIKVVLVH from the coding sequence ATGGAGACAACTGCAGCAGTCGTCCGCGCCGTCGACGGCGACCTCGAGTTCGAGACGGTGACGCTCGACGGTCCCCGCGCCGACGAGATCCTCGTCGAGCTCGTGGCCGTCGGGGTGTGCCACACCGACCTCGCCACCATCGCCGGTGCTCTGCCGTTCCCGATGCCCGGAATCCTCGGGCATGAGGGCAGCGGCATCGTGCGGGAGGTCGGTTCAGCCGTGACCAAGGTGAAGCCGGGCGACCGGGTGGCCGTGAGTTTCGCGAGCTGCGGTGAGTGCGCGGCGTGCCTCGCCGGAGAGCCCGCGTACTGCCACAGCTTCATGGCACTGAACTACGCGGGTATGCGGCCCGATGGATCGTCGGTCGCGTCGGACGCAGACGGGACGGTCGGAAGCAGCTTCTTCGGCCAGTCGACGTTCGCGCGGCACGCCATCACGAAGGAGCGGAACGTCGTTCTCGTGCCGGAGGAGTTCCCGCTCGAACTGGCGGGGCCGCTCGGCTGCGGCATCCAGACCGGGGCCGGAGCCGTCATGCGGAGCTTCGCGGCGCCCGCGGGTTCGTCGATCGTCGTGCTGGGCGGCGGGTCTGTCGGGCTCTCCGCTGTGCTGGGTGCGGTCGTGCAGGGCTGCAGCACGATCATCGTGGTGGAGCCGGTCGAGTCGCGGCGACAGCTTGCGTTGTCGATCGGAGCGACGCACGCGATCGATCCGGCTGCAGGCCCGGTGGAGGAGCAGGTGCGGGCCATCGAGGCGAATGGCGTCAACTTCGCGTTCGACACCACGGGCATCCCCGCGGTGCTCAGCTCTGCACTGAACGCGCTGGCGCCGCAGGGCACCCTGGGACTGGTCGCGATCCCGGCTGACCCGACCTCGGTGCTGTCGCTGCCGCTCATCCAGTCGATCATCCTGGGCGTCACGGTGAAGGGCATCGTCGAGGGCGACAGCGACCCCGACGTGTTCATCCCCGAACTGATGGCGCTGCACCTCGCGGGGAAGTTCCCGTTCGACAAGCTCATCACGAAGATGCCGTTCGACCAGATCAACGAGGGCATCGAGGCGCAGCACAATGGGTCGGCCATCAAGGTCGTTCTCGTCCACTAG